The following proteins come from a genomic window of Thermosinus carboxydivorans Nor1:
- the fapR gene encoding transcription factor FapR yields MDRLELGIPELRERIKQMAEEARNKLQAIASTDVIGELIDLEVGKSGISIMTVTADMVLEKTQVARAHYIFAQANSLALAVVDAPAAVTGVANIKYKVPVRVGEKLVAKAEVVRKRGNKYFIWVKTRNDVEEVFRAKFIMVSLEHEGR; encoded by the coding sequence TTGGATCGGCTGGAGCTTGGTATTCCGGAACTGCGGGAACGGATTAAACAAATGGCCGAGGAAGCCCGTAACAAGCTTCAAGCCATAGCCAGCACGGATGTAATTGGTGAATTAATTGACCTGGAAGTTGGTAAGAGCGGTATCTCCATTATGACGGTAACAGCCGATATGGTTCTGGAGAAAACCCAGGTTGCTCGGGCTCATTATATATTTGCTCAGGCTAACTCCTTAGCGCTTGCCGTGGTAGATGCGCCGGCTGCCGTTACCGGTGTTGCTAATATTAAATATAAAGTGCCTGTGCGTGTAGGCGAAAAACTGGTAGCAAAGGCAGAAGTTGTGCGGAAAAGAGGCAATAAATATTTTATTTGGGTAAAAACTAGGAACGATGTGGAAGAAGTGTTTCGAGC
- the rpmF gene encoding 50S ribosomal protein L32 yields MAVPKRKLSKSRRDKRRANWKLTIPGLIECPQCHELKMPHRVCRECGYYDGREVVKTAE; encoded by the coding sequence ATGGCAGTACCGAAGCGTAAACTGTCCAAATCCCGCCGCGATAAGCGCCGCGCTAATTGGAAGCTGACAATTCCTGGTCTTATTGAATGTCCGCAGTGCCATGAATTAAAAATGCCGCACCGGGTTTGCCGGGAGTGTGGCTATTATGATGGTAGGGAAGTAGTTAAAACGGCGGAATAA
- a CDS encoding YceD family protein gives MMKIDISQVKQEVGDRRSFRFVTSAPELGLAEGEFGWDGGDIIVEGEVANNGQFLEVTGSIKAKVRCECNRCLKSFTMAMEIPFTERYFTPGFLPDEDAASYEGNEIDVTGLLRENLLLAEPLKPLCSESCRGLCPVCGTDLNETECFCEKGSVDPRLAVLQQLLKKE, from the coding sequence ATGATGAAAATTGATATCTCGCAGGTAAAACAAGAGGTTGGCGACCGCAGGTCATTCCGCTTTGTAACCTCCGCTCCCGAACTTGGGCTTGCGGAAGGAGAATTTGGCTGGGATGGCGGTGATATTATTGTCGAGGGTGAGGTTGCGAACAACGGTCAATTCCTTGAAGTAACAGGCTCTATTAAGGCTAAAGTGCGCTGTGAATGTAACCGCTGTTTAAAGTCTTTTACCATGGCTATGGAAATTCCTTTCACCGAAAGGTATTTTACGCCTGGTTTTCTGCCCGACGAAGATGCCGCCAGTTATGAAGGCAACGAAATCGACGTTACCGGTTTATTGCGCGAAAACCTGTTGCTTGCTGAGCCGCTTAAACCCTTATGCAGCGAGAGTTGCCGGGGGTTATGTCCTGTTTGCGGGACTGATTTGAATGAAACAGAATGTTTTTGCGAAAAAGGCTCGGTCGATCCCCGGTTGGCCGTACTGCAACAATTGCTTAAAAAAGAATAA
- a CDS encoding acetate/propionate family kinase, translated as MQDESVLAKGLVERIGLEGSVLTHQPAGKDKVVLNGDIKNHSIGIKMVLDALTHPDYGVISSMKEISAVGHRVVHGGEKFADSVLITPEVMKALEDCIEMAPLHNPPNILGINACAELMPGVPQVGVFDTAFHQTMPKHAFLYGLPYEAYEKYGLRRYGFHGTSHKYVSQRAAELMGQHMSNLRIITCHLGNGASIAAVKYGKSVDTSMGFTPLEGLVMGTRSGEIDPAIIPFLMKKEGMTADQIDTYLNKKSGVLGISGVSSDFRDIEEAAAAGNERAQLALDIFAYKVKKFIGGYVAAMGGVDAIVFTAGLGENSPSMRDKICNGLEYLGTRIDPVKNNIRGKAQEISVDGAKVKIFVIPTNEELVIARDTKAICASLV; from the coding sequence ATGCAAGACGAATCTGTTCTGGCTAAAGGTTTGGTGGAACGCATCGGCCTGGAAGGTTCTGTACTAACCCACCAGCCGGCGGGCAAAGACAAGGTTGTCCTTAATGGCGACATAAAAAACCATAGTATTGGCATAAAAATGGTTTTGGATGCTCTCACGCACCCCGATTACGGCGTGATTTCCAGCATGAAGGAGATTTCCGCTGTCGGCCACCGGGTCGTTCATGGCGGCGAAAAATTTGCCGACTCGGTGCTCATTACACCTGAGGTTATGAAGGCGCTGGAAGATTGCATCGAGATGGCGCCGCTGCATAATCCGCCCAATATTCTTGGTATTAACGCCTGCGCCGAACTTATGCCGGGTGTGCCGCAGGTAGGCGTCTTTGATACCGCTTTTCACCAAACTATGCCTAAGCATGCTTTCCTGTACGGGTTACCGTATGAAGCTTACGAAAAATACGGTCTGCGGCGGTACGGTTTCCACGGCACCTCGCATAAGTATGTGTCGCAACGCGCCGCGGAACTGATGGGGCAACATATGAGTAATCTGCGCATTATCACCTGTCACCTTGGCAACGGGGCAAGTATTGCTGCAGTGAAGTACGGCAAGTCGGTCGACACCAGCATGGGCTTTACTCCTCTTGAAGGATTGGTCATGGGGACGCGTTCCGGCGAAATCGATCCAGCTATTATTCCGTTCCTCATGAAGAAAGAAGGAATGACCGCTGACCAAATTGATACCTACCTCAACAAAAAATCGGGCGTACTAGGAATATCTGGCGTATCGAGCGATTTTAGGGATATTGAGGAAGCGGCCGCCGCGGGTAATGAAAGAGCGCAGCTTGCTCTTGATATTTTTGCTTATAAAGTAAAGAAGTTTATTGGCGGTTATGTAGCGGCTATGGGGGGCGTCGATGCCATTGTCTTCACAGCCGGTCTAGGAGAAAATTCGCCGAGTATGCGTGATAAAATATGCAATGGACTGGAATACTTGGGAACTCGCATTGATCCTGTTAAGAATAATATTCGTGGAAAAGCCCAGGAAATCAGCGTTGATGGTGCCAAGGTCAAAATCTTTGTCATCCCGACTAATGAAGAACTGGTTATCGCTCGTGATACAAAAGCGATTTGTGCCAGCCTTGTATAA
- a CDS encoding nucleotidyltransferase → MQAVGTIVEYNPFHNGHLWHLTQARAITGCPYIIGVMSGNFVQRGEPAIFDKWTRAEMAVRCGMDLVLELPYVYAVRSAQYFAAGAVRLLSALGIVTHLCFGAEQADLAYLDKVATALAEDKVNASIVRHLKKGGTYAAALSTAVEETGLVTGNTLKLPNNILAVEYLRAIKKYAPELAPVVVPRKAANYHDQTITGPIASATAIRQTLMDGQKTRESVRQAVPAAALAILEEKFRLGQGPVTLEHFAPLLLARLRSATAQWLESLPDVSEGLHYKILTAAQKATSLEEVIAAVKSKRYTRTRLQRILIHALLGVTKPDMAFFDRTGPLYARVLAFNDQGRLLLKEIQRRTSIPIITKTTRFLSSQSRSRHVLNDLQVMLAYDTLATDLYVLGFPNRHYRSGGWDFRRSPLYIAAPPPPTAL, encoded by the coding sequence GTGCAAGCAGTTGGCACGATTGTCGAATATAACCCTTTTCACAACGGCCATCTATGGCATTTGACCCAAGCCCGTGCCATTACGGGTTGTCCCTATATTATCGGCGTTATGAGCGGTAACTTTGTCCAGCGCGGCGAGCCCGCTATTTTCGATAAATGGACCAGGGCGGAAATGGCCGTGCGCTGTGGCATGGACCTCGTGCTAGAACTGCCTTATGTTTATGCCGTTCGTAGCGCTCAATATTTTGCCGCTGGCGCCGTCCGCCTCCTAAGCGCTTTAGGCATTGTTACTCATCTTTGTTTTGGCGCCGAACAGGCTGACCTTGCCTACCTCGACAAAGTAGCCACGGCCCTGGCAGAGGATAAAGTAAATGCTTCCATCGTTCGTCACCTGAAAAAGGGTGGTACCTACGCCGCCGCTCTGAGCACAGCCGTAGAAGAAACCGGACTGGTTACCGGCAATACACTAAAGCTGCCTAATAACATACTGGCTGTTGAATATTTGCGAGCGATAAAAAAATATGCGCCGGAACTAGCCCCTGTGGTCGTCCCCCGCAAGGCAGCGAATTACCACGACCAGACCATTACCGGACCTATTGCCAGCGCTACGGCCATCCGCCAGACCCTGATGGATGGCCAAAAAACGCGAGAGTCGGTGCGGCAGGCCGTCCCCGCCGCCGCTCTAGCCATTTTGGAGGAAAAGTTTCGGCTCGGACAAGGCCCTGTTACGCTGGAGCACTTTGCCCCCCTGCTTTTAGCGCGCCTGCGCTCAGCCACGGCACAGTGGCTGGAAAGCCTTCCTGACGTGTCAGAAGGACTGCATTATAAAATTCTTACCGCCGCACAAAAAGCCACCAGTCTGGAAGAGGTTATAGCTGCCGTAAAAAGCAAACGCTACACCCGGACACGGCTGCAGCGCATTCTAATTCACGCTCTTTTAGGAGTAACCAAACCAGATATGGCTTTCTTTGACCGTACCGGCCCACTCTATGCCCGCGTACTTGCCTTCAACGACCAGGGGCGGCTATTGCTTAAAGAAATTCAACGGCGCACCTCTATCCCGATCATCACTAAAACAACAAGGTTTTTAAGCAGTCAAAGTCGTAGCCGCCACGTCCTAAATGATCTACAAGTAATGCTGGCTTACGACACTTTGGCGACTGATCTATATGTACTAGGGTTTCCTAACCGCCACTATCGCTCGGGCGGCTGGGATTTTCGCCGGTCGCCGTTATACATCGCTGCCCCCCCTCCGCCAACAGCGCTTTGA
- a CDS encoding patatin-like phospholipase family protein, translated as MRPKIGLALGSGGLRGLAHVGVLRVLEREGIPIDCIAGCSIGALVGALYCAGLDPDTIYKLAKHTKRRHWLDFIIPKMGIIAGERVLAMLKLLTQQKQFADLRIPLAVVATELTTGQEIVFQEGDVAQAVRASISVPGIFVPHRLNDMLLVDGAVINPTPIDVARRMGANIVIAVDLAHAGTVCKITNTFDVIIQSIDIMERELFKHRQHYCDVLIRPDVAHITPSSFETFDECVALGEQAGEAALPKIKALLAEGGQRCITATGENPSRPSDSGG; from the coding sequence ATGCGACCGAAAATCGGTTTGGCGCTCGGGTCAGGCGGGCTACGGGGTTTGGCCCATGTAGGGGTGTTAAGAGTACTAGAAAGGGAAGGCATTCCCATCGACTGCATTGCAGGCTGCAGTATAGGCGCCCTGGTAGGCGCTTTGTACTGCGCTGGGTTGGACCCAGACACGATTTATAAACTGGCTAAGCACACCAAAAGACGACATTGGCTGGATTTTATCATCCCCAAAATGGGAATTATTGCCGGGGAACGAGTCTTGGCCATGCTGAAACTGCTAACCCAGCAAAAACAATTTGCCGACTTGCGCATCCCGCTAGCCGTGGTAGCTACCGAATTAACAACAGGTCAAGAAATTGTTTTTCAGGAAGGAGATGTAGCTCAGGCAGTGCGGGCCAGTATCTCGGTACCGGGTATTTTCGTTCCGCACCGCCTTAATGATATGCTGCTGGTAGACGGAGCGGTGATTAACCCGACGCCTATCGACGTAGCCCGGCGAATGGGGGCCAATATTGTTATTGCCGTTGACCTTGCGCATGCTGGAACGGTATGTAAGATTACCAATACTTTCGACGTGATAATCCAATCCATCGACATCATGGAACGGGAACTTTTTAAGCATCGTCAGCATTACTGCGATGTTCTCATTCGTCCCGACGTGGCCCATATTACGCCGAGCTCCTTTGAAACTTTTGATGAATGTGTCGCTTTAGGTGAACAGGCGGGAGAGGCGGCACTTCCTAAAATCAAAGCGCTGTTGGCGGAGGGGGGGCAGCGATGTATAACGGCGACCGGCGAAAATCCCAGCCGCCCGAGCGATAGTGGCGGTTAG